The following proteins are co-located in the Spinactinospora alkalitolerans genome:
- a CDS encoding MarR family winged helix-turn-helix transcriptional regulator: MATTFESDLGRDLMVALTETVNRSDAQLKQVLDRLELTGPLADALWALDPERPAPAMKELAARLHCDPSSVTFLVDRLDRRGLIERVPGTADRRSKSVVLTEEGRKVRAELLGAAVERSLLSRLGVEDQRALLDLLRKALDAESSSHRLS, encoded by the coding sequence ATGGCGACGACGTTCGAGAGCGATCTGGGCCGCGACCTGATGGTCGCGCTCACCGAGACGGTCAACCGGTCCGACGCGCAGTTGAAGCAGGTCCTGGACCGACTGGAGCTGACCGGCCCGCTCGCCGACGCGCTGTGGGCCCTCGACCCCGAGCGGCCGGCGCCGGCGATGAAGGAGCTGGCCGCGCGGTTGCACTGCGACCCGTCGAGCGTCACCTTCCTGGTGGACCGGCTCGACCGGCGCGGCCTGATCGAGCGGGTGCCCGGCACGGCCGATCGGCGCTCCAAAAGCGTGGTCCTCACCGAGGAGGGGCGGAAGGTGCGCGCGGAGCTCCTCGGCGCCGCGGTCGAGCGGTCGCTGCTGTCCCGCCTGGGCGTCGAGGACCAAAGGGCCCTGCTGGACCTGCTGCGCAAGGCACTCGACGCCGAGTCCTCCTCCCATCGACTGTCATAG
- a CDS encoding WD40/YVTN/BNR-like repeat-containing protein, with the protein MAFLLVIGTRKGLFTATSDDRRIWRLSGPHRLDSEDYANMAGVYAIGVDPHTRRILVGTESSHFGPSVWFSDDLGGSWHEPQRAPIAFPDDIDDSFTRVWQFAFGDEPGTVYAGVEPTALFRSTDGGESFKLVRALWDHPHRSDWFPGAGGAAIHTVLPGRVAAEGTDPRSMTVAMSTGGVYQTRDSGATWAPASTGIRATFLPEEYPEHGQCVHKVAVASDGVFYAQNHHGVYRSEDPAASGWTSIADGLPVDFGFAMVAHPHTPGTVLNFPVISEACHLPPDHRLQVQRTDDGGATWRPVNKGLPQDPYYGIVLRDGACTDGADVPGFYFGTRTGDVYVATDDGEEWTQVAAHLPDVLCVRAVEV; encoded by the coding sequence ATGGCATTTCTCCTGGTCATCGGAACCCGCAAGGGTCTGTTCACCGCGACGAGCGACGACCGTCGCATCTGGCGGCTGAGCGGTCCGCACCGCCTCGACTCCGAGGACTACGCGAACATGGCGGGGGTGTACGCCATAGGCGTCGACCCGCACACCCGGCGAATCCTCGTCGGAACCGAGAGCTCGCACTTCGGACCGAGCGTGTGGTTCAGCGACGACCTGGGCGGCAGCTGGCACGAACCGCAGCGGGCGCCCATCGCCTTCCCCGACGACATCGACGACTCGTTCACCCGCGTGTGGCAGTTCGCCTTCGGCGACGAACCCGGCACCGTCTACGCCGGGGTCGAACCCACGGCGCTGTTCCGCTCCACCGACGGCGGCGAGAGCTTCAAACTCGTCCGCGCCCTGTGGGACCACCCGCACCGGTCCGACTGGTTCCCCGGCGCCGGCGGCGCCGCCATCCACACCGTCCTGCCCGGCAGGGTCGCGGCCGAGGGCACCGACCCTCGATCCATGACCGTGGCCATGTCCACCGGCGGCGTGTACCAGACCCGCGACAGCGGCGCGACGTGGGCGCCCGCGAGCACGGGCATCCGCGCCACCTTCCTCCCCGAGGAGTACCCGGAGCACGGGCAGTGCGTGCACAAGGTGGCCGTCGCCTCCGACGGCGTGTTCTACGCGCAGAACCACCACGGCGTCTACCGCAGCGAGGACCCCGCGGCATCCGGGTGGACCTCCATCGCCGACGGACTGCCCGTCGACTTCGGGTTCGCCATGGTCGCCCACCCCCACACCCCCGGCACGGTGCTGAACTTCCCGGTGATCAGCGAGGCGTGCCATCTGCCGCCGGACCACCGGCTGCAGGTGCAGCGCACCGACGACGGCGGCGCCACCTGGCGGCCGGTGAACAAGGGGCTGCCGCAGGACCCGTACTACGGCATCGTGCTGCGCGACGGCGCGTGCACCGACGGCGCGGACGTACCGGGGTTCTACTTCGGCACCCGGACCGGCGACGTCTACGTCGCCACCGACGACGGCGAGGAGTGGACGCAGGTGGCGGCGCATCTGCCCGACGTCCTCTGCGTGCGCGCGGTCGAGGTGTAG
- a CDS encoding MoaD/ThiS family protein, which produces MNVTVFLPQVLRPDCGGAARVAIPLAAADGRMPLRDVLDELALRHPRLDQRLRDEQGRLRRYVNVFVDDDECRAVAGLDTPVADGTEIRVLPSVAGG; this is translated from the coding sequence GTGAACGTGACCGTCTTCCTCCCGCAGGTACTGCGCCCCGACTGCGGCGGAGCCGCCAGGGTCGCCATTCCGCTGGCCGCCGCCGACGGCCGGATGCCGCTGCGCGACGTCCTCGACGAGCTCGCGCTGCGCCATCCGCGCCTGGACCAGCGGCTGCGCGACGAACAGGGCCGGCTGCGGCGCTACGTCAACGTCTTCGTCGACGATGACGAGTGCCGCGCGGTGGCCGGGCTGGACACTCCGGTGGCCGACGGAACCGAGATCCGGGTGCTCCCCTCCGTGGCGGGCGGCTGA
- a CDS encoding VOC family protein → MDRSPAPVLAGVHHLKLPVADLARSREWYADRLGYEAAIEFIEDGRLMGCMLRHPRGGPDFALRLDPARAEAAAGFDYFAIGVPDKAAIDELAERLTALGEAHAGVHLATVGWILPMLHDPDGHEIRFYTIEHHTPVNTREHHTPVNAREHHTPVNAREHHTPVGTEGTMTVRDPRETAQQREQAHGAPSAPAAAGRPDHDGAAGRPPEQDRAPAAE, encoded by the coding sequence ATGGACCGATCGCCCGCACCGGTGCTGGCCGGTGTCCACCACCTCAAGCTGCCGGTCGCCGACCTGGCCAGGTCACGGGAGTGGTACGCTGACCGGCTGGGTTACGAGGCCGCCATCGAGTTCATCGAGGACGGGCGGCTGATGGGCTGCATGCTGCGCCATCCGCGCGGCGGCCCGGACTTCGCGCTGCGGCTGGACCCCGCGCGGGCCGAGGCCGCCGCGGGCTTCGACTACTTCGCGATCGGAGTCCCGGACAAGGCGGCCATCGACGAACTCGCCGAACGGCTCACCGCGCTCGGAGAGGCCCACGCGGGCGTGCATCTGGCCACCGTCGGCTGGATCCTGCCCATGCTGCACGATCCGGACGGGCATGAGATCCGCTTCTATACGATCGAACACCACACCCCGGTCAACACCCGCGAACACCACACCCCGGTCAACGCACGCGAACACCACACCCCGGTCAACGCCCGCGAACACCACACCCCGGTGGGCACCGAGGGCACGATGACCGTCCGCGATCCTCGCGAGACCGCGCAGCAGCGCGAGCAGGCGCACGGCGCCCCGAGCGCTCCGGCGGCCGCCGGCCGCCCCGACCACGACGGCGCGGCAGGGCGGCCGCCGGAGCAGGACCGCGCGCCCGCAGCCGAATGA
- a CDS encoding ABC transporter ATP-binding protein, whose protein sequence is MSLALTDVTLTYPDGETSVTALDDVSLRVAPGELAAVVGPSGSGKSSLLAVAATLIRPASGTVQVGGVDVAGLSAAELTRLRLNRIGVVFQQPNLIGSLTAVEQLLVTEHMRGRSPRASRAAAAKTLATVGLDGRQHRRPHQLSGGERQRVNIARALAGDPGVLLVDEPTAALDHDRGAQIIELIVEVTRTFRLATVLVTHDTEFLGAADAVVEMRDGRLAPAPTAARG, encoded by the coding sequence ATGAGCCTGGCCCTGACCGACGTCACCCTGACCTACCCCGACGGGGAGACCTCCGTGACCGCCCTGGACGACGTGTCGCTGCGCGTCGCACCCGGCGAACTGGCGGCCGTGGTCGGCCCGTCGGGCTCGGGCAAGTCCAGCCTGCTCGCCGTGGCCGCCACGCTGATCAGGCCCGCGTCGGGCACCGTCCAGGTGGGCGGCGTCGACGTCGCAGGCCTGTCGGCCGCCGAGCTGACCCGACTACGGCTGAACCGGATCGGCGTCGTCTTCCAGCAGCCCAACCTGATCGGCTCGCTCACAGCGGTCGAGCAGCTACTGGTCACCGAGCACATGCGGGGGCGCTCCCCGCGCGCATCGCGGGCCGCGGCGGCGAAGACGCTGGCGACGGTCGGCCTGGACGGCAGGCAGCACCGGCGCCCGCACCAGCTCTCCGGCGGCGAGCGCCAGCGCGTGAACATCGCCCGCGCGCTGGCGGGCGACCCCGGCGTGCTGCTGGTGGACGAGCCCACCGCCGCGCTGGACCACGACCGCGGCGCGCAGATCATCGAGCTGATCGTCGAGGTGACCCGCACCTTCCGCCTCGCCACCGTGCTGGTCACCCACGACACCGAATTCCTCGGCGCGGCGGACGCGGTCGTGGAGATGCGCGACGGACGGCTGGCGCCCGCGCCGACGGCGGCGCGAGGGTGA
- a CDS encoding ABC transporter permease, with amino-acid sequence MFVAIRDIRFAKGRFALMGSVVALITLLIVLLSGLTAGLADESVSAIEDLPADRIAFGASDDGRPEESFSDSSVTADQVDAWSSADGVEWAAPLGIVQTRMETARGGSDAITVFGVRPADGIAPAGLTGDGGAVVVSRSIAEDRGIGAGDGVTVAGRDLTVDAVADTASYSHTPVVWTTLDTWRALDPRGPRAEDGGEAGGGAAEATVIAAKTRSSADTGAVDDAAGTVSTTVSGSLGAIGSFSSENGSLLTMQGFLYAISALVIGAFLTVWTIQRSGDVAILKALGGSTGYLLRDALAQALIVLVAGTALGGAVGFATGALAMGSVPFELTPTTTVLPVAAMVALGMLGAVLAVRRITSVDPLTALGGVR; translated from the coding sequence GTGTTCGTCGCCATCCGTGACATCCGCTTCGCCAAAGGGCGGTTCGCGCTGATGGGCTCGGTCGTCGCCCTCATCACCCTGCTGATCGTCCTGCTGTCGGGGCTGACCGCGGGGCTGGCCGACGAGTCCGTCTCCGCCATCGAGGACCTGCCCGCCGACCGCATCGCCTTCGGGGCCTCCGACGACGGCCGGCCCGAGGAGTCCTTCTCCGACAGCTCCGTCACCGCCGACCAGGTCGACGCCTGGTCCTCGGCCGACGGCGTGGAGTGGGCCGCCCCGCTCGGCATCGTCCAGACCCGCATGGAGACCGCCCGGGGCGGCTCCGACGCGATCACCGTGTTCGGGGTGCGCCCCGCGGACGGCATCGCGCCCGCGGGCCTGACCGGCGACGGCGGCGCCGTCGTCGTCAGCCGCTCGATCGCCGAGGACCGCGGCATCGGGGCGGGCGACGGCGTCACCGTCGCGGGCCGGGACCTCACGGTCGACGCGGTCGCCGACACCGCCTCCTACAGCCACACCCCCGTCGTGTGGACGACCCTCGACACGTGGCGGGCGCTCGACCCGCGGGGACCGCGCGCCGAGGACGGCGGGGAGGCCGGCGGCGGCGCGGCGGAGGCGACGGTGATCGCCGCGAAGACCCGCTCCTCCGCCGACACCGGCGCCGTCGACGACGCGGCCGGAACCGTCTCGACCACCGTCTCCGGCAGCCTGGGCGCCATCGGCTCGTTCTCCTCGGAGAACGGCTCGCTGCTCACGATGCAGGGCTTCCTCTACGCGATCTCCGCACTGGTCATCGGCGCCTTCCTGACGGTGTGGACCATCCAGCGCAGCGGCGACGTCGCCATCCTCAAGGCGCTCGGCGGTTCAACCGGCTACCTGCTGCGCGACGCGCTCGCCCAGGCCCTCATCGTGCTCGTCGCGGGCACCGCGCTCGGTGGCGCCGTCGGCTTCGCGACGGGCGCGCTGGCCATGGGGAGCGTGCCCTTCGAGCTCACTCCGACCACGACGGTGCTGCCCGTGGCCGCGATGGTCGCGCTCGGCATGCTCGGAGCCGTCCTCGCCGTCCGCCGCATCACCTCCGTCGACCCGCTGACCGCGCTTGGAGGCGTCCGATGA
- a CDS encoding sensor histidine kinase yields the protein MGKEESTDLRTSAGGTVLRLLRLALHGGFLVLLAIAVIRLDPDGGSGRDRVALGGAVLLALVYCAGAFVGRHGTRRAPALVWLAAVTAIWAALLLVGPDFAWLAFPLFFIHLHLLRRAHAVAAVLVITGAVIATQALHAGRLSMAMMLGPLLGAAFAVVIALGYAALYRESEQRRVLIDDLTRTRGELAASQHQAGVLAERERLAREIHDTLAQGLSSIVLLLRSAETTLPQDPAIALARIAEARESASANLAEARRFVRDLAPPSLSGGSLPEALRRLCERTGRDNGIDCRFRVDGSPAALPPGYEVALLRAAQASLANVTAHARAATAVVTLGYLGTEVTLDVYDDGVGFAPDPPRAPRPDGTGFGLPALRERIAGLGGRLDVESAAGEGTAVAIRLPLTREENP from the coding sequence GTGGGAAAAGAGGAGTCGACGGACCTTCGGACGTCGGCGGGCGGCACCGTGCTGCGCCTGCTGCGCCTCGCGCTGCACGGCGGTTTCCTGGTGCTGCTCGCCATAGCCGTGATCCGCCTCGACCCCGACGGCGGTTCGGGCCGCGACCGCGTCGCGCTGGGCGGCGCGGTGCTGCTGGCGCTCGTCTACTGCGCGGGCGCGTTCGTCGGCCGGCACGGGACCCGGCGCGCCCCGGCCCTGGTCTGGCTGGCCGCGGTGACCGCCATATGGGCGGCGCTGCTGCTGGTCGGCCCCGACTTCGCGTGGTTGGCCTTTCCGCTGTTCTTCATCCACCTGCACCTGCTGCGCCGCGCGCACGCCGTCGCCGCGGTGCTGGTGATCACCGGGGCGGTCATCGCGACGCAGGCGCTGCACGCCGGCCGGCTCTCGATGGCGATGATGCTGGGGCCGCTCCTCGGCGCGGCGTTCGCGGTCGTCATCGCTCTCGGATACGCCGCGCTGTACAGGGAGAGCGAGCAGCGGCGCGTCCTGATCGACGACCTCACCCGCACCCGCGGCGAACTCGCCGCCTCCCAGCATCAGGCGGGGGTGCTGGCCGAGCGCGAGCGGCTGGCCAGGGAGATCCACGACACCCTCGCCCAGGGCCTGTCCAGCATCGTGCTGCTGCTCCGCTCGGCCGAGACGACGCTGCCCCAGGACCCCGCGATCGCGCTGGCGCGCATCGCCGAGGCCCGCGAGAGCGCGTCGGCGAACCTGGCCGAGGCGCGCCGCTTCGTCCGCGACCTGGCCCCGCCCTCCCTCTCCGGCGGCAGCCTCCCCGAGGCGCTGCGGCGGCTGTGCGAGCGGACCGGCCGCGACAACGGGATCGACTGCCGCTTCCGGGTCGACGGTTCTCCGGCGGCGCTGCCGCCCGGCTACGAAGTGGCGCTGCTGCGCGCCGCTCAGGCCAGCCTCGCCAACGTCACCGCGCACGCCCGCGCCGCGACCGCCGTCGTCACGCTGGGCTACCTCGGCACCGAGGTGACCCTCGACGTCTACGACGACGGCGTCGGTTTCGCCCCCGACCCGCCGCGCGCGCCCCGACCCGACGGCACCGGCTTCGGGCTGCCCGCGCTGCGCGAGCGCATCGCGGGCCTCGGCGGCCGCCTGGACGTCGAGTCCGCCGCCGGCGAGGGCACCGCGGTCGCGATCCGCCTGCCGCTGACCCGCGAGGAGAACCCGTGA
- a CDS encoding response regulator, with product MSPDPLRILLVDDHPVVRRGLRAMFADRDDMRVVAEAADGRTALDALEGGPEDAGRVDVVLMDLQMGAGMDGVTAIRHIAALPDPPPVLVLTTYDTDADILAAVEAGATGYMLKDAPPEQVCEAVRAAARGQTALAPDVAARLMDRLRSPRPALSSREIDILRLLSRGLSNRAISRELFISEATVKTHLVHVFDKLGVDNRTAAITTALERGIIRIT from the coding sequence GTGAGCCCGGACCCGCTGCGCATCCTGCTCGTCGACGACCACCCGGTGGTGCGCCGGGGGCTGCGCGCGATGTTCGCCGACCGCGACGACATGCGCGTGGTCGCCGAGGCCGCCGACGGCCGGACGGCCCTCGACGCCCTGGAAGGCGGCCCCGAGGACGCCGGGCGCGTCGACGTCGTGCTGATGGACCTGCAGATGGGGGCCGGGATGGACGGGGTGACCGCGATCCGGCACATCGCCGCGCTGCCCGACCCGCCGCCGGTCCTGGTGCTGACCACCTACGACACCGACGCCGACATCCTCGCCGCCGTGGAGGCCGGCGCGACCGGCTACATGCTCAAGGACGCCCCGCCCGAGCAGGTGTGCGAGGCGGTCCGGGCCGCGGCCCGCGGGCAGACCGCTCTGGCCCCCGATGTCGCGGCCCGGCTGATGGACCGGCTGCGCTCCCCGCGGCCCGCGCTCAGCAGCCGCGAGATCGACATCCTCCGGCTGCTCTCCCGCGGCCTGTCCAACAGGGCGATCTCCCGCGAGCTGTTCATCAGTGAGGCCACCGTCAAGACGCATCTGGTGCACGTCTTCGACAAACTCGGCGTGGACAACCGCACCGCCGCCATCACCACCGCGCTCGAACGCGGCATCATCCGCATCACCTGA
- a CDS encoding acyltransferase family protein — protein sequence MAARTPETRNRHVDLLRAFAISAVVIGHWLAIVVVHDDGGVHGGNALATLPWSRPLTWLFQVMPVFFLVGGYANGASLRSHRGRGGDAASWLLGRTDRLLRPTTAFLVLLAASAVLARVFGVEPELIGMATWAASIPLWFLAAYLAVVFLSPLTHALHRRAGLAVPVALAAVVGASDAARMSLDVPVIGAANHLLVWLAVHQLGFAWRDGRLRTDFRSTGPMVVVGLGVLTALTVFGPYPISMVGVPGAEFQNTAPPTLALLALALTQTGIALSLDRAGNRWLRRMRPWTVVVGMNAVVLTVFLWHMAAAVVAAAALYPTGIFPQPPVGSAAWILWRLPWLACSALVLTVFVAVLGRIEQRTGPSGTGHGIDADSGNVKTRLRAWAWRALTVGGSASVLGGFIGIALAGQGYHGPGGLPTGALAAYLLGAAVLRITRRRMRGRR from the coding sequence TTGGCCGCACGCACCCCGGAAACGAGGAATCGCCACGTCGACCTCCTGCGCGCCTTCGCCATCTCAGCGGTGGTGATCGGGCACTGGCTCGCCATTGTCGTGGTCCATGACGACGGTGGCGTCCACGGGGGCAACGCTCTGGCCACGCTGCCGTGGAGTCGCCCACTGACCTGGCTCTTCCAGGTCATGCCGGTGTTCTTCCTCGTCGGCGGCTATGCGAACGGAGCCTCCCTCCGCTCCCACCGTGGCAGGGGCGGCGACGCCGCAAGCTGGCTGCTCGGCCGCACCGACCGGCTTCTCCGGCCCACGACCGCGTTTCTCGTGCTGCTCGCGGCCTCCGCCGTACTCGCTCGGGTCTTCGGGGTCGAGCCGGAGCTCATCGGCATGGCCACCTGGGCGGCCTCGATCCCGCTGTGGTTCCTCGCCGCCTACCTCGCTGTCGTCTTCCTGTCCCCGTTGACCCATGCCCTGCACCGGCGCGCCGGCCTCGCCGTCCCGGTCGCCCTCGCCGCCGTGGTCGGCGCTTCGGACGCGGCGCGCATGTCGCTGGACGTGCCTGTCATCGGCGCCGCCAATCATCTCCTCGTCTGGTTGGCGGTGCACCAACTCGGCTTCGCCTGGCGGGACGGACGGCTCAGGACCGACTTCCGCTCGACGGGCCCCATGGTGGTGGTGGGTTTGGGGGTGTTGACGGCACTGACCGTCTTCGGCCCCTATCCGATCAGCATGGTCGGCGTGCCCGGCGCGGAGTTCCAGAACACCGCGCCGCCGACACTGGCTCTTCTCGCGCTCGCGCTCACCCAGACCGGGATCGCCCTGTCCCTGGACCGGGCGGGCAACCGGTGGCTGCGGCGCATGCGGCCGTGGACGGTGGTGGTGGGCATGAACGCGGTGGTCCTCACCGTGTTCCTGTGGCACATGGCGGCGGCCGTGGTCGCCGCGGCGGCGCTCTATCCGACGGGGATCTTCCCCCAGCCGCCGGTGGGTTCGGCCGCGTGGATACTGTGGCGCCTGCCGTGGCTCGCCTGCTCGGCACTGGTGCTCACCGTGTTCGTGGCCGTGCTCGGCCGGATCGAGCAGCGGACCGGTCCGTCCGGAACGGGACACGGCATCGACGCGGACAGCGGGAACGTGAAGACGCGCCTGCGGGCGTGGGCGTGGAGAGCGCTCACCGTCGGCGGATCGGCGTCCGTTCTGGGCGGCTTCATCGGTATCGCACTCGCCGGTCAGGGATACCACGGCCCTGGCGGCCTGCCGACCGGGGCGTTGGCGGCGTACCTGCTCGGCGCGGCCGTACTGCGGATCACCCGCCGTCGGATGCGCGGGCGCCGATGA